From [Flavobacterium] thermophilum:
GATCGTCGCCATTTTCAATCGTTTCCCCATAAGTGCACCGGTTCAAGGAAAACGGCAGCACGATCATCAGCATCACCAATCGGAAACATTGCACACTCGCGAACATCTCGGACTACAACTTGACATACTATACCACGCCGGAGCGGATCGGACAGACGGATGTCACCACTCAGCTTCCGGTCGTCTACTTGCTTGAGCGGCTGGCGAAGGAAATGTATCGGTTGCTGCCGGCGCAGACTGACCGCGGGCCGAGCGGACGGTGACAAAGCTACAGCTCGGCACCGTTCGTCTCAATCACACGCTGATACCAATAAACCGTGTTTGGCGAAAAAAGTAAAGGGCGCGGCGGCTTTTTGTAACGCCACGAACGCGAAAAACAATTGTTTCTTCGGAGTAACAAACTGTTACAAAAAGGATAAGAAAAGCAAGCGCGCAGTATGCAAAAAGCAACCGTGAGGACGTTTCATGAAATGCGAGCAACGGCACTCTCCATCCTTGTAGAGAAACACAAGAAGAAAAAGGTGCTCCATTCGTTCGGAGCACCCTTTTCCACATGCAGGACGGTCTTTCCCTAGTGATCGTTGGGAGAAAATCGCTATTACCTTCATCCGTTGAACCGCCATACGGACGAAGCGTTACGGCAAAAAGATTTTTCCCGGATTGAGAATGCCGTTCGGGTCAAACAGCTGTTTCAACCGTTTCATCCAAAGCACGGCGTCTCCTTTTTCTTCACGCAAAAACGCCCGTTTGCCGATGCCGATGCCGTGCTCTCCCGTGCACGTGCCGCCGCGCGATAAGGCATAGCGGACGATATGGGCGTGCACGCGTTCGATCCGCGCCATCTCATCCGCATCGTTCGGGTCAAAGGCAAGCACCGTATGGTAATTGCCGTCGCCGACATGGCCGAAAATCGCGGCGGTCATGTTCTGCTCGTTGACAAGCCGGCGCGTATCGGCGATCGCCCCCGGCAGCTCGGACAGCGGCACGCACACATCAGTTGAGAGCATCGCCTTGCCTGGATAGGCGGCTTGAATGGCGAACGCCGCATGGTGGCGCGCTTCCCACAGCTTCGCGCGGGCGAGCGAGTCCGTCTCGACCGCAAAGGAAACCGCGCCTTCGGACTCGCACAATTCTTTGACGAGTTCCGTCCCATCGTCCACGCTCGCGCGGCTGCCGTTCAATTCGATAAACAGCGTCGGCGTCACCGGATAATCCGTCTTTTTGTATGCGTTGACCGCGGCGATCGTCGCCTCGTCCACGAGCTCGATTTTGCCGGGGCCGACGCCGGACCGCAAAATGGCAAACGCAGCCCCTGCCGCTGTCTCGAGAGACGGGAAGCACACTTTGATGGCGTTCGTCGCCTCTGGAATGCCATGCAGGCGGACAATAAGGCGGGTGAAGACGCCGAGCGTCCCTTCCGATCCGACGAACAAGCCGGTCAAGTCATAGCCGGCCGACGATTTCACCGCCAAACTTCCCGTCTGAATGACTGAACCGTCCGCGAGCACCACCTCTAATCCGAGCACTTGATCGCGCGTGACGCCGTATTTCACGCAGTTCGTGCCGCTCGCGTTCGTCGCCGCCATGCCGCCGATCGTCGCGTCCGCCCCCGGATCGACCGGGAAAAACAACCCGTATCGCTTCAGCGCCTCATTCAGCTGCAGCCGCGTCACCCCGGGCTCGACGATCGCCAAAAAATCATCGGGACGAATGTCAATGATGTGGTTCATCAACGTCAAATCGAGGCTAATCCCGCCTTGGACCGGAATGACATGCCCTTCCAAGCTCGTGCCGGCGCCAAACGGTGTGA
This genomic window contains:
- a CDS encoding Uncharacterized FAD-linked oxidoreductase Rv2280, whose amino-acid sequence is MNVYESLLELIGDRERVSQNETVLEHHSKGIAYHAPHAPDVVVFPKTAAEVSRVLAFANEHRIPVTPFGAGTSLEGHVIPVQGGISLDLTLMNHIIDIRPDDFLAIVEPGVTRLQLNEALKRYGLFFPVDPGADATIGGMAATNASGTNCVKYGVTRDQVLGLEVVLADGSVIQTGSLAVKSSAGYDLTGLFVGSEGTLGVFTRLIVRLHGIPEATNAIKVCFPSLETAAGAAFAILRSGVGPGKIELVDEATIAAVNAYKKTDYPVTPTLFIELNGSRASVDDGTELVKELCESEGAVSFAVETDSLARAKLWEARHHAAFAIQAAYPGKAMLSTDVCVPLSELPGAIADTRRLVNEQNMTAAIFGHVGDGNYHTVLAFDPNDADEMARIERVHAHIVRYALSRGGTCTGEHGIGIGKRAFLREEKGDAVLWMKRLKQLFDPNGILNPGKIFLP